From a single Pochonia chlamydosporia 170 chromosome Unknown PCv3seq00010, whole genome shotgun sequence genomic region:
- a CDS encoding fungal specific transcription factor domain-containing protein (similar to Neofusicoccum parvum UCRNP2 XP_007582291.1) — MNQPPNSQIPMHDSLDEPMFESDESQDIADSDGGDGDGDVDGDSDDFTPSVLQDDHLAMDSYGRFRYVGGAPNKLLIDAVRATSKPAESPQGPSLFSPSPMREKYTTAPLPFFTPGIVWPSLPYIPQPEQVPLPPRYIADVLVNLYFDQVQCIFPVLYRPRFMNQYQDLMNNSSSRNSAPEFLSVFFAVCAYSSSLMDPSSGQRFSGIEYYEKAVVLHCAGTGRSSIEQVQGLALLSLCASRWNTLAQGWKFAGQAVRAAQDLGLHVGLVSLFCSCPPSAIPAISSMLMYICKCPIDDNMTEPVAREQGRRTWWTVATLDCILSLCLGRPMIGLDLSNTCPLPMDLIDEDLEAYAENPEGDDFPSSDTAPLVGFIAFARLCVIFMKIYRLHQQERHNRQTRNIKRRQLARTKRQLLRKLEEWKTKLSSSVAFSSHESCTTASAAHRAMSVIISVVYSAAAQVKSRIPLVPLAKNFFKQLEAVLKHRKLYTRTYHPAIILLSASTSFPYLDFYCILRATAAIQPPPDIVEDVTSCVKLLTELETYWPPAQRSRAILQDLLCRTTDSSADRSIIENLEELQNVEALFPSLDPALLPYRSPLSIGNILLHEGFTHSPEIVRNEPNGI; from the exons atgAATCAACCGCCCAACAGTCAGATACCGATGCACGACAGCCTCGATGAGCCCATGTTCGAATCCGACGAGTCCCAAGATATCGCAGACAGTGACggcggtgacggtgacggtgacgttGACGGAGACTCTGATGACTTTACGCCTTCTGTTCTACAAGACGAccatttggccatggactcGTATGGCAGATTTCGGTACGTCGGCGGTGCTCCAAACAAACTCttgattgatgctgttcGGGCGACATCCAAGCCCGCCGAAAGCCCTCAAGGGCCGTCGCTATTTTCACCCTCGCCCATGCGAGAAAAATACACCACGGCGCCACTGCCTTTCTTTACGCCAGGCATTGTGTGGCCCAGTCTACCGTACATTCCTCAGCCAGAGCAAGTACCCCTACCGCCAAGGTACATCGCCGATGTCTTGGTAAATTTATACTTTGACCAAGTGCAGTGCATATTCCCCGTTCTTTATCGTCCAAGGTTCATGAATCAATATCAGGATCTCATGAACAACAGTTCAAGCAGAAACTCTGCCCCCGAATTCCTATCTGTCTTTTTCGCAGTGTGTGCGTACTCGTCTAGTCTGATGGATCCTAGCTCTGGCCAGCGCTTTTCCGGCATTGAGTACTACGAGAAAGCCGTCGTCCTTCACTGTGCCGGCACTGGAAGAAGTTCCATTGAGCAAGTTCAAGGACTTGCGCTCCTATCGTTATGTGCTTCCCGCTGGAACACCCTTGCCCAAGGTTGGAAGTTTGCTGGACAAGCTGTTCGTGCGGCCCAAGACCTTGGATTACACGTTGGcctggtgagtttgttttgttcttgcCCTCCCTCGGCCATTCCCGCAATTAGTTCTATGCTCATGTACATTTGTAAGTGTCCGATTGATGACAACATGACCGAGCCGGTCGCCCGCGAACAAGGCCGCCGAACTTGGTGGACTGTGGCGACACTCGACTGTATACTATCGCTCTGCCTCGGCAGACCCATGATTGGATTGGACTTGAGCAACACCTGCCCGCTCCCCATGGACCTGATCGATGAAGATCTTGAGGCCTACGCAGAGAACCCGGAAGGTGACGATTTCCCCTCGTCTGACACAGCACCGTTGGTTGGCTTTATTGCTTTTGCGCGCCTGTGTGTTATATTCATGAAGATATATCGTCTCCACCAGCAAGAGCGCCATAATCGACAAACTAGAAACATCAAACGGCGTCAATTGGCGAGAACCAAGCGGCAGCTTCTACGCAAACTCGAAGAATGGAAGACTAAACTTTCTAGCTCAGTTGCCTTCTCATCTCACGAGAGCTGCACGACGGCTTCTGCGGCGCATCGAGCCATGTCTGTCATCATTTCCGTGGTGTATTCTGCCGCA GCTCAAGTGAAGAGCCGAATTCCACTGGTCCCTTTGGCGAAGAATTTCTTCAAGCAGCTAGAAGCTGTATTGAAGCATCGAAAGCTTTACACGCGAACGTACCACCCAGCCATTATCTTGCTTTCTGCGTCCACCAGCTTTCCTTATCTGGACTTTTACTGTAT ACTGCGTGCAACAGCGGCAATTCAACCCCCGCCGGATATTGTCGAGGATGTCACGTCTTGTGTCAAGCTCTTGACCGAACTCGAAACATACTGGCCGCCAGCCCAGCGTAGCAGAGCCATCTTGCAGGATTTACTTTGCCGAACGACTGATAGTAGCGCAGATCGTTCTATTATAGAAAATCTGGAGGAGCTTCAAAATGTGGAAGCACTCTTTCCGTCACTTGACCCCGCCTTGCTACCGTATCGCTCCCCGCTGAGCATCGGCAATATCCTCCTGCACGAGGGCTTTACACACTCCCCTGAAATCGTCCGTAACGAGCCGAATGGCATTTAG
- a CDS encoding endonuclease/exonuclease/phosphatase family protein (similar to Metarhizium robertsii ARSEF 23 XP_007817702.1), protein MATMDELFRNSIQQAGLLKKPSSLIPWKADEPWPQPYYQWDIDSEVWQPIKQLASPVKDQAPSISTISLYSWNIDFMLPAAEARMNAALAHLEEATSQLPSTTAAVINLQMQSFGPHYFDRRLQISSCFRVHFSATQMERDALFVDVTMPVTSRKLRLADTHLESLALDPPLRPSQMRLAAKYLQDGEGLAGAIIAGDFNAIQPFDASLHSDNNLHDAYLDLGGREDSEDGFTWGQQALPALRERFGCSRMDKAFFCGTGIRLQAFERFGIDVEIDESKKKQRDRLLALGFGKAWVTDHLGIKATFAVVNDTRL, encoded by the exons ATGGCGACCATGGACGAGTTATTTCGGAATTCCATTCAACAAGCTGGATTACTGAAGAAGCCATCGTCGCTCATCCCGTGGAAGGCCGATGAACCATGGCCGCAGCCTTACTACCAATGGGACATTGACAGCGAAGTCTGGCAACCTATCAAGCAACTGGCATCCCCGGTCAAGGACCAGGCACCATCTATCTCTACCATATCTCTATACAGTTGGAACATTGATTTCATGCTGCCAGCCGCTGAGGCGCGAATGAATGCCGCTTTGGCTCACCTTGAGGAAGCGACAAGTCAGCTCCCTTCCACCACCGCCGCTGTGATCAATTTGCAAATGCAGTCCTTCGGACCTCATTACT TCGACCGCCGGCTACAGATCAGTTCATGCTTCCGAGTCCACTTCTCTGCCACACAGATGGAACGAGATGCACTTTTCGTCGATGTCACAATGCCAGTAACATCGAGGAAACTCCGCTTGGCAGACACGCACCTCGAATCATTAGCTTTGGATCCACCGCTGCGTCCGTCGCAGATGCGTCTCGCTGCAAAGTACTTGCAAGACGGCGAGGGACTGGCGGGTGCCATCATTGCAGGTGACTTCAATGCCATCCAGCCATTCGACGCCAGCTTGCACTCAGATAACAATCTCCACGATGCCTACCTCGATCTGGGCGGTCGGGAAGACTCCGAGGACGGTTTCACCTGGGGTCAGCAGGCGTTGCCCGCGCTGCGCGAGCGCTTCGGATGCTCGCGGATGGACAAGGCTTTCTTCTGTGGGACCGGTATCAGGCTTCAAGCGTTCGAGAGGTTCGGTATCGACGTCGAGATTGACgaaagcaagaagaagcaaagagaTCGTTTGCTTGcgcttggctttggcaaagcTTGGGTTACCGACCACCTAGGTATCAAGGCCACGTTTGCAGTTGTCAACGACACACGCTTGTAA
- a CDS encoding ketoreductase (similar to Exophiala dermatitidis NIH/UT8656 XP_009155574.1), with protein sequence MSSVLDTSMITYGVGTIWFKSSEGDADMRIVNAVRSALDAGFRSIDAAQMYNTELEIGLAIEQSGIPRSEIFLGTKAASLDNVEASLEASLSKLRTSYVDSYLIHSPFSDDHLPSTLQKAWLEMERCFERGLTRRIGVSNFAIQHLERILEVATIKPSLNQIEMHPYLQQTDLLAYLKQTDIGVQAFASLTPLTKAAPGPADEVCSRLAETYGVSQSTILLRWVMDQNIPVVTTSGNRERMKNTLMELSSFQLQQAELEEMRRVCKTKTFRGFFAEDFQKLEQVA encoded by the exons ATGAGTTCAGTGCTCGACACATCCATG ATCACATATGGCGTGGGAACCATTTGGTTCAAATCCTCCGAAGGCGATGCGGATATGCGCATCGTTAATGCCGTACGTTCAGCTCTCGACGCAGGATTTCGGAGTATAGACGCAGCGCAGA TGTACAACACAGAGTTGGAGATTGGACTTGCCATTGAGCAATCTGGAATACCCCGGTCCGAGATCTTTTTAGGCACAAAAGCTGCTTCTCTTGACAACGTAGAGGCGTCGCTGGAAGCTAGCCTTTCTAAGCTGAGGACAAGCTACGTTGATAG CTATCTCATCCACTCTCCGTTCTCCGATGACCATCTCCCTAGTACATTGCAGAAAGCTTGGTTAGAAATGGAGCGCTGCTTCGAACGCGGTCTGACGAGGCGGATTGGCGTGTCAAACTTTGCAATTCAACACTTGGAGCGCATACTTGAGGTAGCTACAATCAAACCAAGTCTGAATCAGATTGAAATGCATCCATATCTACAGCAGACAGATCTTCTCGCATACCTCAAACAGACTGATATCGGGGTGCAAGCTTTTGCCTCTTTGACGCCATTGACAAAGGCTGCTCCTGGACCGGCCGACGAAGTCTGTTCGCGACTGGCTGAGACTTACGGCGTCAGTCAATCCACGATATTGCTCAGATGGGTAATGGACCAAAATATTCCTGTAGTAACAACGAGCGGCAACAGGGAGAGAATGAAGAACACCTTGATGGAGCTGTCGTCATTTCAACTTCAGCAGGCGGAGCTAGAGGAGATGAGGCGTGTATGCAAAACGAAAACATTTAGAGGCTTCTTTGCGGAAGATTTCCAAAAGCTTGAGCAAGTCGCATAG
- a CDS encoding aldolase citrate lyase family protein (similar to Colletotrichum gloeosporioides Nara gc5 XP_007277050.1): MTDICHSGITKDGQTRLKSSLIRAQLGGTPSVGQWLQFQGHQLASMVASLGPDWVLVDCEHGGLDDSSMHASVRAIAAAGASPIVRILGPEAWMIKRALDCGAHGIMVPMVETAAQAEFVAKASRYPHAASGHPDGFRGTGGLFAPAAWGMGVDYARYVTSVNKELIVIVQIETAEGVRNCEDIAATPGIDALFVGPNDLAASMGFLGQDHTQSSEVQEATAKVLQAAKNAGKFAGHFALSAEAAAARVRQGWDFVNCGADTVAIISWMSNEMKKLSESHEGNAAKQVKTNGKTGMNGYS; the protein is encoded by the exons ATGACTGACATATGCCATTCCGGAATAACAAAAGATGGCCAAACTAGGCTCAAATCGTCGCTTATTCGAGCACAACTGGGTGGCACCCCATCTGTAGGTCAATGGCTGCAGTTTCAGGGTCATCAGCTTGCATCTATGGTTGCTTCTCTTGGACCCGAT TGGGTGTTAGTTGATTGCGAGCATGGCGGCCTCGACGATAGCAGCATGCACGCATCCGTCCGGGCCATCGCCGCAGCCGGCGCATCTCCTATTGTGCGTATTCTTGGACCAGAAGCTTGGATGATCAAAAGAGCTCTAGACTGCGGTGCGCATGGCATCATGGTTCCGATGGTAGAGACAGCGGCTCAAGCCGAGTTTGTCGCAAAAGCATCACGATATCCTCATGCGGCGTCTGGCCACCCAGATGGCTTCCGCGGTACTGGTGGGCTCTTTGCCCCGGCAGCATGGGGCATGGGAGTTGACTATGCAAGATATGTCACTTCCGTGAACAAAGAACTTATCGTGATAGTACAGATTGAGACGGCCGAAGGTGTTCGTAATTGTGAAGACATTGCGGCCACCCCTGGCATTGATGCACTCTTTGTTGGACCAAATGATTTGGCAGCTTCTATGGGATTCCTCGGCCAAGATCACACTCAGTCATCAGAGGTCCAGGAGGCCACCGCAAAGGTACTGCAAGCAGCGAAGAATGCAGGCAAGTTTGCAGGACACTTTGCCCTAAGCGCCGAGGCCGCGGCTGCTCGTGTTAGACAGGGATGGGATTTTGTCAATTGCGGCGCAGATACGGTTGCCATTATATCATGGATGTCAAACGAGATGAAGAAATTATCTGAGAGTCACGAAGGCAATGCTGCCAAACAGGTCAAGACAAATGGGAAGACTGGGATGAACGGATATTCATAA
- a CDS encoding transcription factor Cys6 (similar to Metarhizium robertsii ARSEF 23 XP_007816535.2), with amino-acid sequence MCDSSQPGQQCSRCRTRNIPCVGVGQQRFKFKVQSSSSSTSGRSSHRNQQEVSTLFVGGHGSPPPLGSPKRPLGNPNNRIAEKLVYLLESTHTGHSLQAFRPYLFDNLPRRLGYSAALDAALAAFTSLLETQQSSYEQLNPRSLQLYVSGIKVLQRSLANPTSRGEPNTLCAAHIISECYVWIAQDNSNARRHSEGLSSLMSSLVHEKPKDSFLRSVCFAITSNLVSLQDSIFNSDIQLSPWIQNLYDVHEPLPPSDDVQATSHLPRFSVPLLAMIPDLIRHPKENEARIQWVYNSILDRHLQMKVYFSANKDKLSQNTYHGMLCNGQYGAYIAIGITLNAILRVLNPNNILLATEQSIFCGDAIILAERAKEERPLAAHHVPQAIVSAWCVTGDSKTRERLRQLIEDYRNTYAMAKLLQHISYWQVAPTRLMEIPWFRLDCTKQNSQGAGDETSMDRRTDRRTEGTSREVQEFCCIL; translated from the exons atG TGCGACAGTTCACAGCCCGGGCAACAATGCTCGCGCTGCAGGACCAGAAACATACCATGTGTAGGAGTCGGACAGCAACGATTCAAGTTCAAAGTCCagtcttcatcatcatccacctctGGTCGTAGTAGTCATCGCAACCAGCAAGAGGTCTCGACGCTCTTTGTTGGTGGCCACGGCTCGCCACCACCGCTGGGTAGTCCAAAGCGGCCCTTGGGCAATCCCAATAACAGGATTGCTGAAAAACTAGTCTACCTTTTGGAGTCTACTCATACCGGCCACAGCTTACAGGCGTTTCGACCATATCTGTTCGATAACCTCCCTCGGCGCCTTGGCTATTCGGCCGCACTGGATGCTGCACTGGCGGCCTTCACCAGCCTCCTGGAGACTCAGCAATCGTCATATGAACAATTAAATCCCAGATCACTACAGTTATATGTTTCTGGTATTAAAGTACTTCAACGTTCGCTCGCCAATCCAACATCAAGAGGTGAACCCAATACCTTGTGCGCGGCGCACATCATCTCGGAGTGTTACGTGTGGATAGCGCAGGATAATAGCAATGCCCGCCGGCACAGCGAGGGTTTATCGTCCCTAATGAGCAGTTTAGTACATGAAAAGCCAAAGGATTCCTTTCTGCGTAGTGTGTGCTTTGCCATAACGTCAAATTTAGTAAGT TTACAAGATAGCATATTTAACTCGGATATTCAGCTCAGCCCATGGATCCAGAATCTGTATGATGTCCACGAACCGCTGCCACCTTCAGACGACGTCCAAGCAACCTCGCATTTGCCGAGATTTAGTGTACCACTACTAGCCATGATTCCAGACCTAATAAGGCACCCCAAGGAAAACGAAGCACGAATACAATGGGTGTATAATTCTATACTTGATCGCCACCTGCAAATGAAAGTCTATTTTAGCGCTAATAAGGACAAGCTGTCTCAGAACACCTATCATGGCATGTTATGCAATGGGCAGTATGGGGCATATATTGCCATTGGAATCACACTAAACGCGATACTACGTGTTTTAAATCCGAACAATATACTGCTAGCCACTGAGCAGTCCATCTTTTGCGGTGACGCCATTATTCTCGCGGAGAGAGCGAAGGAGGAACGACCGCTAGCGGCGCACCACGTACCCCAAGCTATAGTGTCTGCGTGGTGTGTCACAGGAGATAGTAAGACAAGAGAAAGGCTACGGCAGCTGATTGAGGATTACCGAAATACATATGCAATGGCCAAACTTCTACAACACATTTCATACTGGCAGGTGGCGCCAACCCGGCTGATGGAAATACCTTGGTTTCGATTAGACTGTACAAAGCAGAATAGTCAAGGCGCGGGAGATGAGACAAGCATGGATAGAAGGACAGACAGACGGACAGAAGGAACCAGCAGGGAGGTGCAAGAGTTTTGTTGCATTCTATGA
- a CDS encoding C6 transcription factor (similar to Metarhizium robertsii ARSEF 23 XP_007817176.2), with protein sequence MIFQNPRGNIEQFLGRRGEDPARFVEPFMKTWHDSRHQIWDRMSNESTISGSIPYAPRLLFGLEAELSCHGSPSRAPKSASEENNKRQQLRHLRDAVTRVTSECATIRSLETSATLLLQSPRLSFERIIRRISPLLCCASLKSNPHALALADITPLEADIEHLFYGFPILCCGPLAKMIAEGDSRALVFLFHFYHAARILLCSKRCWWASNRSHVMEQLIFEELKSREVDVCLPSQHGEFMDVEMTSPK encoded by the coding sequence ATGATTTTTCAGAATCCGAGGGGTAATATCGAACAGTTTCTGGGCAGACGAGGTGAAGACCCAGCACGGTTTGTGGAACCATTCATGAAAACTTGGCATGATTCACGCCATCAGATCTGGGACCGCATGTCCAATGAGTCGACTATTTCCGGCTCAATACCTTAtgctcctcgtcttctttttgggCTAGAGGCCGAGCTTTCATGCCATGGTTCACCGTCACGAGCACCAAAGTCGGCTTCAGAAGAGAATAACAAAAGGCAACAACTGAGGCATCTTCGAGATGCAGTTACAAGAGTTACGTCGGAGTGTGCAACAATCAGGTCCTTGGAGACTTCAGCAACGTTGCTATTACAGTCACCCCGCCTTTCATTTGAAAGAATCATTCGTCGCATATCACCTCTTTTGTGCTGCGCTTCGCTAAAATCGAATCCACACGCACTGGCACTTGCTGATATTACACCGCTCGAGGCTGACATTGAACACCTGTTTTATGGGTTTCCAATTCTTTGCTGTGGGCCTCTTGCAAAGATGATTGCTGAGGGAGATTCTCGAGCTCTTGTCTTCTTATTTCACTTTTATCATGCGGCGCGCATATTGTTGTGTTCGAAAAGATGTTGGTGGGCATCTAACAGAAGCCATGTTATGGAACAGCTTATCTTTGAGGAGCTCAAGTCCCGAGAAGTTGATGTGTGCTTGCCAAGCCAACATGGCGAATTCATGGACGTGGAAATGACGAGTCCTAAATAA
- a CDS encoding NAD dependent epimerase/dehydratase family protein (similar to Aspergillus clavatus NRRL 1 XP_001273520.1), with protein MSSVPTGGLILVTGATGYIASVIIHVFLQRGYAVRGTVRSIASSGWMKAYFGSNFELVEVADIYAPGAFQEAMKGIDGVAHVAMDMDMNPKNQGIIGKTIQSNLRLLEAAANEGSVKSVVITSSLAACAIPTTGTPYTINPSTWNNVAIEQTTQPWNGEGNPRWHGIKLYGAAKARGEQEAFAWVQKNNPRFSFNTVVPNVNFGIAMSPEHLSYRSTSAVIDAVVKGYPAAPSVLPPQWYVDVEDTALLHLAALTLDDVNNERLLAFAGKYSWTQILEILHRRFPEQILLKSVEESVVDAGEVDNERCIEVLKKMGKDTGFTALEDTLVKAVDVILMNQSKAVPKTKIDLYYESLAGPSNIHS; from the coding sequence ATGTCTTCAGTCCCAACAGGAGGCTTGATTCTCGTTACCGGCGCCACTGGTTATATTGCTAGCGTAatcatccatgtcttccTACAGCGCGGATATGCCGTCCGGGGTACGGTACGATCCATTGCCTCAAGTGGTTGGATGAAAGCCTACTTCGGTTCCAACTTCGAACTTGTTGAGGTAGCCGATATCTATGCCCCTGGCGCGTTTCAAGAAGCCATGAAAGGCATCGATGGTGTAGCCCACGTGGCTATGGATATGGATATGAACCCAAAAAATCAGGGTATTATTGGAAAAACTATTCAATCCAATCTACGGCTTCTTGAGGCTGCAGCAAACGAAGGCAGCGTCAAGAGCGTGGTTATAACGTCTTCGCTCGCCGCCTGCGCAATTCCCACGACCGGCACGCCATACACAATTAACCCAAGTACGTGGAATAATGTTGCAATTGAACAAACTACTCAGCCATGGAATGGTGAGGGCAACCCTCGTTGGCATGGAATCAAGCTCTATGGTGCGGCCAAGGCCCGCGGCGAACAAGAAGCCTTTGCATGGGTACAAAAGAATAATCCTCGGTTTTCTTTCAACACAGTTGTACCCAATGTAAACTTTGGCATAGCTATGTCGCCAGAGCACCTGAGCTATCGCAGCACCTCGGCCGTTATCGATGCCGTTGTTAAAGGTTACCCAGCTGCGCCATCAGTGTTGCCGCCACAGTGGTACGTCGATGTGGAAGATACAGCATTGTTGCACCTGGCAGCGTTGACACTTGACGACGTGAACAATGAACGGCTCCTGGCCTTTGCCGGGAAATACTCATGGACACAGATTCTTGAGATTCTGCACAGACGCTTTCCAGAACAGATCCTGCTAAAGTCTGTCGAAGAGTCTGTGGTGGATGCTGGGGAAGTGGACAATGAGCGCTGTATCGAAGTGCTGAAGAAAATGGGCAAGGACACAGGTTTTACGGCCTTGGAAGATACTCTTGTCAAGGCGGTTGATGTAATCCTTATGAACCAGTCCAAAGCTGTGCCCAAGACTAAGATAGACTTGTATTACGAGTCCCTCGCTGGGCCGTCGAACATTCATAGTTAG
- a CDS encoding major facilitator superfamily transporter (similar to Colletotrichum gloeosporioides Nara gc5 XP_007277051.1) codes for MAGVAEAGSVAQYTNEGKAQDLALDTVNAAAGEYTEADYKRVLRKIDLVLLPLMWLCYGTQQADKTSISTQATFGMREDTHLVGQQFSWLSTAFYLAYLIGEAPGNYLMQRFNVKKTLFVCMFSWGVVVLCIAFTHNFAQLVALRSLQGLFECTISPAFLLITASFYVSREHTMRSIIWGTSNSGMDILTQLVMYGIGKAAQANPSSFGPWRYISIFLGVWTILMSGFALLVLGTPNEVRWLSKEEKRIAAARVVSNQTGTDREQHHAWRWDQVTIAFKDPQTYFFFVTVIVNSLPNGGTTAFGNLVYVSFGFTPLETLVKGTIPQNLVTIAWFLFVGILTLKKPNSRFLLMVASTIPAFVGMLALGLLPKDGLLWTRWGLYLMTVTGRLPGLMIWTLLPSNVAGRTKKSVTGAVIFIAYCIGNAIGAQTFRAEWAPRYVPSIIICGIMYATECVLFIIWRFYYIMQNKRKAKMVAELGLTPEQSAHEGQLNAESDMTDWENIHFKYSM; via the exons ATGGCAGGAGTCGCTGAAGCCGGCAGCGTAGCCCAGTATACCAACGAGGGAAAAGCGCAAGATCTTGCTCTTGACACAGTTAATGCCGCAGCTGGAGAGTACACAGAGGCTGATTATAAGCGTGTTCTTCGAAAGATTGACCTTGTGCTCTTGCCTCTGATGTGGTTGTGCTATGGTACCCAGCAGGCGGACAAGACATCCATCTCTACCCAAGCAACCTTTGGCATGAGGGAGGATACTCACCTCGTGGGCCAACAATTCTCCT GGTTAAGCACTGCCTTCTATCTAGCATACCTCATTGGAGAGGCTCCGGGAAACTACCTTATGCAACGGTTCAATGTCAAAAAGACATTGTTTGTCTGCATGTTTTCCTGGGGCGTAGTTGTCCTTTGCATTGCGTTTACACACAATTTCGCCCAGCTCGTTGCACTACGTTCGCTCCAAGGTCTATTCGAATGTACCATTTCACCCGCCTTCCTCTTGATCACAGCATCATTCTATGTCAGTCGAGAGCACACAATGCGGTCCATTATTTGGGGCACCTCAAACAGTGGCATGGATATTCTTACCCAGTTGGTCATGTACGGCATTGGTAAAGCCGCCCAAGCAAACCCCAGCAGCTTCGGCCCCTGGCGATACATCAGCATTTTTCTGGGCGTTTGGACAATTCTGATGTCTGGCTTTGCTCTGTTGGTGCTAGGAACCCCTAACGAGGTTCGCTGGCTATCAAAGGAAGAGAAACGTATTGCGGCAGCCAGAGTGGTGAGCAATCAGACGGGCACGGATAGGGAGCAGCACCATGCCTGGCGTTGGGATCAGGTCACGATCGCGTTCAAAGATCCGCAGACATATTTTTTCTTTGTCACAGTCATCGTGAACTCGCTACCAAATGGTGGGACAACAGCGTTTGGTAACCTGGTATATGTCTCATTCGGATTTACACCACTTGAGACTCTGGTCAAGGGAACCATCCCACAAAATCTTGTCACGATTGCTTGGTTTCTCTTTGTTGGTATTTTGACACTGAAGAAGCCCAATTCCAGAT TTCTTCTCATGGTTGCCTCGACTATCCCAGCATTTGTGGGCATGCTGGCCTTGGGACTATTACCAAAGGACGGATTGTTGTGGACTCGATGGGGCCTCTACTTGATGACTGTTACGGGTCGATTGCCAGGACTAATGATCTGGACATTATTGCCGTCCAACGTGGCCGGACGTACCAAGAAATCAGTAACCGGTGCTGTTATTTTCATTGCATATTGCATAGGTAACGCCATTGGCGCCCAGACCTTCCGGGCTGAGTGGGCGCCAAGGTATGTTCCGTCCATCATTATCTGTGGAATTATGTACGCTACGGAATGTGTATTGTTTATTATTTGGCGGTTTTACT ATATCATGCAAAATAAACGCAAGGCCAAAATGGTGGCTGAACTGGGTTTGACTCCTGAACAGTCGGCGCATGAGGGACAGCTGAATGCAGAGTCGGATATGACAGACTGGGAAAATATTCATTTCAAGTATAGCATGTAA